The Thermobifida halotolerans sequence TCACCCACTCCTTCGACCGGCTCGCCGACACCGTCGAGGGCTTCGTCCGGAGGATCGGTCCGCTCCGCTTCGTGAGGTACGTCTTCGACTTCGGCGCCCCGGTCGGCCTCCGCCTGGCCCTGCGCCGTCCGGAGCTGATCGCCGGGCTGACCGTGCAGAACGGCAGCGCCTACGCCGAGGGCCTGTCCCCGGCGGCGCGCGAGTCCGCCGCACCCACCCCCGACACCCCCGGCGCACAGCGGACGATCCGCGGCCTGCTCACTTCGGCCGCCACCCGTTCCCGGTACGAGACCGGTACCACCGCCCCGCGCTCGTCGCTTCCGAGGGCTGGCTGCTGGACCGGTACTTCCTCGACCTGCCGGGCCGCAAGGAGGCCCAGATCGCCCTGGCCCAGGACTACCGCCACAACATCGCCGCCTACCCCCGGCGGCAGGACCGGCTGCGCCGACACACCCCGCCCACACTGACCACCCGGGGAGTCGGCGACCCGTTCTTCCCCGAGCCCGGCGCCCGTGCCTACCTGCGCGACCCGCCCGACGCGGAACTGCACCTGTTCGACACCGGGCACTTCGCCCTGGAGGAGAAGCCTTCCGAGATCGCCCCGCTGATCGCCGACTTCCTCGACCGGCTCCGGGACGGGGCGTCCCGGAGCCCTCCTCTCAGGCGGGCATTCCCAGTTCACGGGCGATGATCATCCGCTGGATCTCCGAGGTGCCCTCGCCGACCTCCAGGATCTTCGCGTCGCGGTAGAACCGGCCGACGGCGGACTCGTTCATGAACCCGTACCCCCCGAAGACCTGCGTGGCGTCGCGGGCGTTGTCCATGGCCGCGTTGGAGGCCACCAGCTTGGCGATGGCCGCCTCCTTCTTGAACGGCTCCCCGGCCAGCATGCGCGCCGCCGCGTCGTAGTAGGCCAGCCGCGCGGTGTGCGCGCGGGCCGCCATGTCCGCGATCTTGAACTGGATCGCCTGGTAGCGGCCGATCTCGCGGCCGAACGCCGTCCGCTCACCCGCGTAGCGCAGGCTCTCGTCCACACAGCCCTGCGCCAGGCCCACGGCCAGGGCGGCGATGGCGACGCGCCCCTCGTCCAGGATGCGCAGGAACTGGGCGTAGCCCCGGCCCCGTTCACCCAGCAGATTGGCCTCGGGAACCCGGCAGTCGACGAAGACCAGTTCGTTGGTGTCCGACGCGCTCCAGCCGACCTTGGAGTACTTCTGCCCCACGGAGAACCCGGGCGTGTCCGAGGGGACGATGATCGCGGAGATCTCCGGTCGCCCGTCGGGGCGGGTCCCGGTCACCGCGGTCACCGTGACCAGCGCGGTGATGGCGGTACCGGAGTTGGTGATGAAGCACTTGGTCCCGTTGACGACCCACTCGCCGCCGTCGAGCCGGGCCGTGGTCCGGGTGGCTCCCGCGTCGGACCCGCCGTCCGGTTCGGTCAGGCCGAACGCGCCCAGCGCCTCGCCGGAGCAGAGCCGGGGCAGCCACGTCGCCTTCTGCTCGGGGCTGCCGAAGCGGTGGATCGGCATCGCTCCCAGCGACACCCCCGCCTCCAGGGTGATCGCCACCGAGGAGTCCACCCGGGCCAGCTCCTCCAGGGCCAGGCACAGCGCGAAGTAGTCGCCGCCCATCCCGCCCTCCTCCTCGGGGAAGGGCAGCCCGAACAGGCCCATCCGGCCCATCTTCGCGACGATGTCGTAGGGGAAGGCGGCGCGCTCGTAGTAGTCGCCGATGACGGGAGCCACCTCGGTGCGGGCGAACTCCTCGACGGTGCGGCGCAGCTCCTCGTGTTCGGGACTGAGACGGTGTGACATCAACTCTGCTCCTCTGCGGTGGCGGCGGACACGGAGCGCCCCCGGCCCGGGGCGGACTCCTGGGTGACGACGGCGAGGACCGCGTCCATGGACACCGACTGGCCGGGACGCGCCCGCAGGTCGGTGACGGTCCCGTCGAACGGCGCGGTGACGGAGTGCTCCATCTTCATGGCCTCGACCACGGCGACCGTCTCGCCCGCCCGTACGGCCGCCCCCCGGGCCACGGGCACGGCCAGGACCGTGCCCGGCATGGGGCTGCGCACGGTCCCGTCGGCGTGTGCGGCGCCGCGGCGCAGCGGGGCCGTGCGGTCCTCCTCCCGGACGCGCCAGGACGCTCCGCCGCGGCCGAGCCACAGGTCGCGGCCGGCCGCGGCACGGGCGTAGCGGGCCGTGCGCCCGCCGTAGGAGACGTCCAGGGCGCGGCCGTCGGCGGAGCGCACGGCGGTGGCGGACACGGGACCGCCTTCGCCCACCCGGACCCGGAACCGGTCGGAGGAGCCCCGTTCGGCGCGCACCCGCACCGTGACGGCGTCACCTCCGGCGGGGTGCAGCCGCCAGACGGTCCAGGCGGGCTCGCCGACCCGCCAGCCGTCGGCGGCGGCGAAGCGGTTCGCCGTGGCCTCCGGCGGTCGCAGTCCGAGTTGCCGGTCCAGGGCGGCGGCGGCCAGGACCTCCTCGGGGGTTCGGCGGCTGCGGGCGGTCAGCTCCGGCCGCAGCCGCTCGGTCAGTTCGGTGCTCAGGTTCCCGGCGACCACCTCGGGGTGGGCCAGCAGGGCGCGCAGGAACGCCGTGTTCACCCCGCAGCCCAGGAGGGTGTAGCGGGCCAGCGCGGCGTCGGCCCGCCGCAGCGCGCCCGCGCGGTCGGTG is a genomic window containing:
- a CDS encoding acyl-CoA dehydrogenase family protein, coding for MMSHRLSPEHEELRRTVEEFARTEVAPVIGDYYERAAFPYDIVAKMGRMGLFGLPFPEEEGGMGGDYFALCLALEELARVDSSVAITLEAGVSLGAMPIHRFGSPEQKATWLPRLCSGEALGAFGLTEPDGGSDAGATRTTARLDGGEWVVNGTKCFITNSGTAITALVTVTAVTGTRPDGRPEISAIIVPSDTPGFSVGQKYSKVGWSASDTNELVFVDCRVPEANLLGERGRGYAQFLRILDEGRVAIAALAVGLAQGCVDESLRYAGERTAFGREIGRYQAIQFKIADMAARAHTARLAYYDAAARMLAGEPFKKEAAIAKLVASNAAMDNARDATQVFGGYGFMNESAVGRFYRDAKILEVGEGTSEIQRMIIARELGMPA
- a CDS encoding alpha/beta fold hydrolase, yielding MAAPRVIHRRIDVDGVGVFHRESVPDRADAPVLLPPHGFPSASHQFRRLIDALGAHFRLISPDYPGFGSTEAPADLTHSFDRLADTVEGFVRRIGPLRFVRYVFDFGAPVGLRLALRRPELIAGLTVQNGSAYAEGLSPAARESAAPTPDTPGAQRTIRGLLTSAATRSRYETGTTAPRSSLPRAGCWTGTSSTCRAARRPRSPWPRTTATTSPPTPGGRTGCADTPRPH